The bacterium nucleotide sequence GACGTGCAGGATGCGGCCGCCCGCCGCCCGCAGGCGCAGGCAGTAGTCGGTGTCCTCGCCGTAGAAGGTGTAGGCCTCGTCCAGTTCCGGCACCGTCTCGAGAGCCCGGCGCGACAGCAGCAGCGCGCACCCCGTCCCGTATTCCACGAACCGCTCGTCGAGCGCGCGTCGCCCGGCGGCCTGCCGGATGCCCTGGTGCCCCACCCAGCCCGAATAGCGCCCGACCCGCCCGCCGTCGTACCAGATGCGCCACGGCTCGTCCGCGAAGCAGATGCGCGGGGTCGCCGCCCAGGCGCCCGGCTCGCGGGCGATCGCCTCCACCAGGCGGGCGAGGCTCCCCTGCGGCACGATGGTGTCGTTGTTCAGCAGCAGCGTGTAATCGGCGCCCCCGGTCGCGCGCAGGTGCCGCAGACCGAGGTTGTTGCCGCCCGCCCAGTAGCGGTTGCGGTCCGCGATGACGAGTTCGACCGAAGGGAAGGCGTCGCGGCAGAACCGGACCGAGTCGTCGTCCG carries:
- a CDS encoding glycosyltransferase family 2 protein, with product VVNWNGRDHLPECIGSLLADGYDPLRIVVVDNASDDDSVRFCRDAFPSVELVIADRNRYWAGGNNLGLRHLRATGGADYTLLLNNDTIVPQGSLARLVEAIAREPGAWAATPRICFADEPWRIWYDGGRVGRYSGWVGHQGIRQAAGRRALDERFVEYGTGCALLLSRRALETVPELDEAYTFYGEDTDYCLRLRAAGGRILHVPRSLILHKVSASVGAWSPRKAYLRSRSHVRLLGRHWRGAARAALWPCQAAYFAGHAVWHLWQGRPAVARAVLTGALDELAGRPAEPPVAPRV